Genomic segment of Paenibacillus sp. FSL R5-0623:
CCGGGACATAAAATCGCCGATAAAGCCCTCCGACATATGATGAGGTCCGTAGCATTCGGCCGTATCAATCAAATTAATGCCCAGTTCTTTGGCCCGGTAGAGAATGTCATCGACTTCTTTCTGGGTATAATCCTTCCCCCAGTCACCGCCAAACTGCCACGTGCCCACGCCTACGACGGATACATCCAGTTCGGTCTTGCCCAATCTTCTGTACTTCATTCTTCTCACCTCGAGATTTAATATGTTGGTCTAGTGACGGATTGTACGATCGATCAATACATAATAGTAGCGCTTTCATAATAAAGGGTATAGGAGAATTTATCAATCCATTATTTTTTATAGATTGGTAGTTTTCTCTCTATTATTCTTCCATTCTTTCTTTTTCTTACCGATCCAACTAAATAATTTGAATAGATAAACTACAACAAGTACGATCATGAAAATAATAGTTGAGTACACTCCTACAACTGATTGAAAGTCAGGATGAGTTGCAGGTGAGATCATGGTACCTATCCAGATTCCTATTCCGAGAATTAACATATCTCTGATTGGATCGTACCACCTAACTTGGCGCTTATAAATGTAGATAGCGAACATAGCCATAACAGTGAACAGTATTGCAAAGATCTCATCCGAATCTTCACTAAATAAACCTTCTTCAATCTCCCATGAAGGAAAATAGAAGTAAATCATGATCACTTGCAGCAAAGTTAAGGTTAAAGTCAAATAGAAGCCCTTTTTTCGTCTTGCTTCTGATTTTTTTGCCAAAATCTTTTTCTGATCATCGGTATAAAAGATATTGTCGAGATCCTCGGCCTCAGATCCTGGTTTGAATAAAAGTGAACCCTTATACGAACTTTTGGGCACTGCTTTTATTCCTTCAGGAGTGTTAGGTGTTGCTCTTAAAGCCATGTCGGTATGGAATATCGTCACATTATTAGCCTGAAGCACGTCAATCCAAGCATCAATTATCGCAAGGTCAGCGTGGGTAAAAGAAAGGACTTCGGACTGTTCGTTCGCATCCTTACCATAGAACATAAATTTTGCAGCCCTATAAGGAACGAGTTTAGCAGTTATCGTGCCTGCTCGAACCTTTTGTTTAGGGATGAGTTGATAATCCATCCCAATTAATACATACTCCATTCGTTCATAAGTTAAAAAAATTTCTTTTTCTTCATTTTTCTTTTTATCTTTAGAATACGTATAATATCCAGTCTGTCTTAATTCTATTTCAAAAACATAATCAAGGTATTTTTGAAGGTTTTTAAAACAAAACCAGCCTAGCCAACTAAACAAAATGCCTATCCCAAAAGTCGTTATCGCAACACCAATTTCATTATTCATCATCCATAACACCGCTATGACAATTAATCCAAGTCCAATGATAGAAAAAACTGAGATCAGACCTGTATGAAAACCAATTGCCCATTTTGGGAGTTGATTTGTAAACTTTCGGTTATCCTTTGTTTGCATTTCTAGCATATTAGTACCTCTTTTCTATCGTAAGTCAGGGCTCATGTAACTTAGCTTCATCTCCTAAAGGTTTCCATTCGCACCTCCTAGACCTCAAATGTTTTCTTTTATCCAAGCACGTAACTTATCAGCATAGAAAGAGCGTTCATCTGGATCGGACTGGGAACCCTGTGAAAAATAAAGTTGATCATTCACATATCTAGGGTAAACATGGAGATGATAATGCCACACATCCTGATTGCCAGCAGGCTCATTATGTTGCCTCGTCGAAATCCCATCACATTCATATGTACTTTTCATTGCAAATGCTGTAAGCTGCGCTGCCCGGTGAATCTCCGCAGCGTAATCCGCAGGGAGTTCAAAGATGTTCTCGAAATGCTGGTTAGGAACAACAAGAACATGTCCTTTATTGTTAGGCCACCATTTTCTCGCTATAAATGCCGTCACCTTTTCATTCTGATAAATGATATCCCTTTGTTTTGTTCCCTGATCAGGTCGCTCGATACCCCAAATACAACAAAATGGACATTCGTATTCTTCGGGCTTATGTGAAAATGATGCTGTCATCTTTATCATTCAACCCCTCTCATATTTCCCCAACAAGCTATTAGACGCAGGTAACTTATGTTCGTTGTGTTATCCTAACACAAAAAGGACGGACGCTGATCTGTCGTGATCAACGTCCGTTTTATAAGGTTCTTTATACGTTATACGAGATGAATTACTTCACTTCACCAACAACGGTAAATCGCTCGTTTTTGTGTTGTGGATTCTCGATCTCATCAACCAAAGCAATCGCATAGTCTGCATAACTGATGTAGCTGTTGCCTTCGCTATTCACGAGAATAACGTCGTTGCCTGCTTGATATTTGCCGGTGCGTACACCTTCTGGATTAAAGAATCCAGCCGGGCTCAAGAATGTCCATTGAATACCCGAAGATGCTTGCAGATCCTGCAAGTTTTGGCCTTGGTTCGTTGCAGTTGCTTTGTAAGCATCCGGGAATCCTGGGGATTCAAAGACACGCAACGTTTTGGACTCATCTGTGAAAAGGCTTCCTGCTCCACCCACAACGATCAGACGAGTGTTTGGTGCATCTTTCAGGATGTTGATCAACGCTTGTCCTACTTCCACATGCAGGTTTTCTTTACCCGCTGGAGCACCAAATGCATTTACAACCACATCAAACGCTTTAAGATCTTCAGCTGTAAGATCGAATACATCTTTCTCCAATGTATTCAGACTTTTATCTTCCAATTTGGATGCATTACGAACGATTGCCGTTACTTTATGCCCTCTGTCTGCTGCTTCTTTCAAAATTACACTTCCTGCTTTGCCTGTTGCACCAATGATTGCAATGTTCATCATGATCTCTCCTTTAAATTATCGATATTGTTTGTGTTTGAACTTTATATTGTAACTATAGTTGTTACAACTAAGTTTGTCAACCATGCACAATCAGTACACGCAAAAAAGCCCCTGATATCATGTCCGTACAAAACGGATACAATTCAGAGGCTATTTATTAAAGGGAATGCAAACTGCTTATTTCAAAACAAGATTGGGAAACCGCTGTACAACTCCGTTTCTTAACAATCCTTATCAGGCACACCCGCATCTTCCTTAGTACGGAAAGAAGATCCACAGCCACAAGTGGCTACCGCATTCGGATTATGGATGGTGAACCCACCCGTCATACCGGACTCTTCAAAATCAATTTCGAGACCATCCAGGTATTTCAGGTTTTCCTTCTCGACTACAACCTTCATACTCTGAATATCCATATACAGGTCCTCATCGGACTCTTTATCGTCAAAGCCCATGGCGTACGAAAATCCGGTGCAACCGCCCGGTGCTACGCCAAGACGCAGGAACATACCAGGTGTCTCTTGCTGTGCAAGCATCTCTTTCAATCTGTCAGCAGCCGTTTCGCTGATGTTAATCATGCCAGGTCACTCTCCTTTTTCATATAAAATCATGTTCAAAAAGGGCGCTTTTCAGTACCAAGAAGATGGGATGAAGATAGAAATGGAGTAGCGGAGCGTAGGCAAAACTACGTGAGCAACGGACATTTCGGCTGAATCCCATATTCGACGCTGAGATGCCGCTAGGCATCCTTCGTAATCAAAAGCGTACTTTTTGAACAACCTTTCATTAACTCTTCTTTAAATTATACTCCACCCCGTCAAGGGTCTCAAGTCATGTTTGCCTCTTTCCGCGTTCCCCCTCTACTCCTTTTTCTTCCCAGTGTATTGAACCCCCGCGACACGAGGTTTATAATGAATAGGTGGTCGCACTGAAATGTCGATATTTTGTCATGACTTATTCAGGTGACGATCATATATAGAGTTGTAATTTTTTTCACATTTCGAGACTGTCCGCAGTCCCCAATGCATATAGAGTCACAGGACTCACTTTAATGAAAAAATTAGCTTTACGTACGCAGCACACGCTGCACCGGGTAAATAAGAGTTAGTCCATATAAGAAGGCGGCAGTTGACCGCATCTTTGCTATGTAGTTCTGTATACAGATCCTACACACAACTCAAATCCGGTTAAGAACAGGAGGAAACAGTATGTCTACATTGGTAACACCGTTCACAGACAAAAGAATGGCTGAAATCGTTGAGAAAGTGCAGAACGGCGTAAGGCTGAACGTAGAAGACGGCGTATATCTGTATGAAACAGATGATCTGCTGACTTTGGGCCAGCTGGCCAATGAGGCCAACTTGCGGAAAAATGGTAAGAAAGTATATTTCATCGAAAACATGAGTCTTTATTTTACGAACGTATGTGAAGCCCACTGCGCTTTTTGTAATTTCCGCAAAGACCAGGGTGAAGAAGGCTCCTATACATTATCCGGTCAGGAAATGATCGATTATGTAGAACAGCATATTCATCCGGGCGTGCGTGAGTTCCATATTGTAGGCGGACATAATAACCATGTTCCTTTTCAGTATTATGTCGATTCCCTGCGTGCTTTAAACGAGAAATATCCGGATGTTACGCTGAAAGCCTACACGGCAGCCGAGATCGATTTCTTCACTCGCATCAGCGGACTCAGTATTAAGGAAGTTCTGCAGGAGCTGCAAAAAGCAGGTCTGAAAACATTGACTGGTGGCGGCGCTGAGATTCTGTCGGATGAATATCGCAAAAAAATGCGTGTAGACAAAGCGAACGTCGATCGTTATCTTGAGGTGCACCGTACTGCTCATAACCTGGGCATGCGTACACATACTACGATGTTGTATGGATCGATTGAATCCTATGAGGACCGGGTCAACCATATGGTGCAGATCCGTGAATTGCAAGACGAGACCAACGGATTCATGGTCTTTATCCCGCTTTCCATGCAGCCAAAAAGTAAAAACGCGAGCATTATGCGTCGTAACTCGGCTTATGAGGATCTTAAAACGATTGCGATCAGCCGCCTGATGCTGGATAACATCGATCATATCAAAGCATACTTCATTAATATCGGTCCACAGCTAGCTCAAGTTGCCCTTGGATTCGGTGCTTCGGATGCACACGGGACGATCGTTCGCGAACGGATTAGTCATGCGGCAGGTGCACTCACTCCTGAAGGCCTTACACGTAAAGAGCTCATATGGCTTATTAAGGGTGCAGGACGTATTCCGGTAGAACGTGATACGTTCTACAATGAAATTCAAGTGTACGAATAGGATATAACTCCATCACAACCAATATTGCACCAGCACCACTCCAGAACGCAGCCTTCATTATAGGGAGACGTTTGAATTCAAGTGGTGCAAACTGCTGAATAATATCTTCAATTTTCAACGTCTACTTTTTAATTATTTAAAACCAAACAAAAGGAGCAGCTATGTTATTGCATAGCTGCTCCACAGTTTACAGCCCCATTTCAGTGGGACTGATGCAGAAAGGAAGCCGAGTCATGAAAAATTTCGTCATTCTTGGAGGCGGCTATGGCGGCCTCACCATCATCAAGGAACTTCTGGAGGGTAAAATTCCATCCGATACACAAATTATTTTGGTGGACCGCAGCCCCTTTCAGGGATTAAAGACAGAATATTACGCACTCGCAGCAGGAACCGTATCTGATTATGACCTGCGTATCCAATTTCCAGTGAGCGATAAAGTCACTTACCGTTATGGAGAAGTTACTTCGATTGACCTGGAACAGCGTCAGATTGAATTTGAAGGCCAAGACCCGCTCGTGTACGACAAACTTGTCATTGGACTTGGTTGTACGGACCGTTTCCACAATACACCAGGTGCCGAAGATTATAGCTGTACCATTCAGAGCTTTAGCAAAACACGCGAGACCTACCTTCGCCTTAATGAAGTCAAAGCCTATGGCAATGTGCATATCGTAGGCGGTGGATTAAGTGGTGTCGAGATGGCAGCCGAACTTCGTGAAAGCAGACCGGATCTAAACATCAGCATTTTGGATCGTGGTGAACGTGTATTATCCGCTTTCCCGCAACGTCTATCCGTGTATGTGCATGAATGGTTCAACGAACATCAGGTAGAGACACGCGGGCATATCGCCATTTCACGTGTTGAACCTAATGCTATCTATAACCGGGATGAACAGATTCTAACGGATGCTGTCGTGTGGACTGCAGGAATTCAGCCCGTAAAAGTGGTACAGGATCTGGACGTGACCAAAGACCCTCAAGGGCGTGTCGTCCTGA
This window contains:
- a CDS encoding NAD(P)-dependent oxidoreductase, which gives rise to MNIAIIGATGKAGSVILKEAADRGHKVTAIVRNASKLEDKSLNTLEKDVFDLTAEDLKAFDVVVNAFGAPAGKENLHVEVGQALINILKDAPNTRLIVVGGAGSLFTDESKTLRVFESPGFPDAYKATATNQGQNLQDLQASSGIQWTFLSPAGFFNPEGVRTGKYQAGNDVILVNSEGNSYISYADYAIALVDEIENPQHKNERFTVVGEVK
- the mqnE gene encoding aminofutalosine synthase MqnE: MSTLVTPFTDKRMAEIVEKVQNGVRLNVEDGVYLYETDDLLTLGQLANEANLRKNGKKVYFIENMSLYFTNVCEAHCAFCNFRKDQGEEGSYTLSGQEMIDYVEQHIHPGVREFHIVGGHNNHVPFQYYVDSLRALNEKYPDVTLKAYTAAEIDFFTRISGLSIKEVLQELQKAGLKTLTGGGAEILSDEYRKKMRVDKANVDRYLEVHRTAHNLGMRTHTTMLYGSIESYEDRVNHMVQIRELQDETNGFMVFIPLSMQPKSKNASIMRRNSAYEDLKTIAISRLMLDNIDHIKAYFINIGPQLAQVALGFGASDAHGTIVRERISHAAGALTPEGLTRKELIWLIKGAGRIPVERDTFYNEIQVYE
- a CDS encoding NAD(P)/FAD-dependent oxidoreductase; the encoded protein is MKNFVILGGGYGGLTIIKELLEGKIPSDTQIILVDRSPFQGLKTEYYALAAGTVSDYDLRIQFPVSDKVTYRYGEVTSIDLEQRQIEFEGQDPLVYDKLVIGLGCTDRFHNTPGAEDYSCTIQSFSKTRETYLRLNEVKAYGNVHIVGGGLSGVEMAAELRESRPDLNISILDRGERVLSAFPQRLSVYVHEWFNEHQVETRGHIAISRVEPNAIYNRDEQILTDAVVWTAGIQPVKVVQDLDVTKDPQGRVVLNEYYQIPEYTDVYVVGDCASVPYAPSGQAAEVQGEQIAHIQHALWKGEKPNPHPLKLRGTLGALGKKSGFGLMGKTSMMGRVPRILKSGVLWMSKRHLG
- a CDS encoding HIT family protein produces the protein MTASFSHKPEEYECPFCCIWGIERPDQGTKQRDIIYQNEKVTAFIARKWWPNNKGHVLVVPNQHFENIFELPADYAAEIHRAAQLTAFAMKSTYECDGISTRQHNEPAGNQDVWHYHLHVYPRYVNDQLYFSQGSQSDPDERSFYADKLRAWIKENI
- a CDS encoding iron-sulfur cluster assembly accessory protein, translating into MINISETAADRLKEMLAQQETPGMFLRLGVAPGGCTGFSYAMGFDDKESDEDLYMDIQSMKVVVEKENLKYLDGLEIDFEESGMTGGFTIHNPNAVATCGCGSSFRTKEDAGVPDKDC